A genomic window from Maridesulfovibrio sp. includes:
- a CDS encoding ABC transporter ATP-binding protein, with the protein MKSTVLNLQNLSAGYNGEDVIRDISFDVGVGEIFALVGESGSGKSTVLKSIMGLPSNRVRTSRGGITFNGRNLTELSTEERRNLLGDELCTVFQNPATSMNPIRKIRGQFLDTMRSHKRFDDEKSLAALRTAFIKIGLGDADRVLDCCPFELSGGMCQRVALAMAMVMEPTLILADEPTSALDVMNQRQVIEEFCILREECGASILLVTHNISLASHIADRVAIMHQGEIVECGPTRKVLDSPQHSYTKELISDVPCLLAVNSVPDFSSKFLEVSSLTKRYSIAERTIEAVRDVGFTLARGEVLGIVGESGSGKSTLSRQLLQLEETDEGSIRYEGEEVTAMNRRSLRTLYRRAQMVFQIPLTSFDQNKRIRVTMRDAVRNLTDRKRKSTVDAYINELMHKVGLEPELADRYPWEISGGQCQRAAIARALVAEPELLICDEATSALDVSSQARIADLLRSLVRESNMSMIFISHDIALVSGLCNTVLVMKNGRCVEYGPVDKIINNPENEYTMELLKASSFC; encoded by the coding sequence ATGAAAAGTACGGTGTTGAATTTGCAGAACCTTAGCGCTGGATACAATGGAGAGGATGTCATCCGAGACATCTCCTTTGATGTGGGGGTTGGAGAGATCTTCGCGTTGGTCGGTGAATCAGGATCGGGTAAGTCTACTGTTTTAAAGTCCATAATGGGACTTCCTTCCAATAGGGTACGGACTTCCAGAGGAGGAATAACGTTCAACGGACGGAATCTAACTGAGCTATCCACTGAAGAGCGCAGGAATCTGCTGGGCGATGAGTTGTGCACAGTATTTCAGAATCCTGCTACTTCCATGAATCCCATACGGAAGATACGCGGCCAGTTTCTGGATACCATGCGTAGCCATAAGCGGTTTGATGATGAAAAATCTCTCGCTGCATTACGAACCGCTTTTATAAAAATTGGGCTGGGCGATGCTGATAGGGTGCTGGACTGCTGCCCCTTTGAACTTTCGGGAGGGATGTGTCAGCGTGTTGCTTTGGCTATGGCTATGGTAATGGAGCCAACCCTTATCCTTGCAGATGAACCTACCAGTGCGCTGGACGTGATGAACCAGAGGCAGGTGATTGAGGAGTTTTGTATTTTACGTGAAGAGTGCGGGGCATCAATTCTTTTGGTGACTCATAATATCTCTCTTGCGTCGCATATAGCTGACAGGGTGGCTATCATGCATCAGGGGGAGATTGTCGAATGTGGGCCCACCAGAAAGGTTCTTGATTCTCCGCAGCACTCTTATACAAAAGAATTGATATCAGATGTTCCCTGCTTGCTGGCGGTCAACTCTGTTCCTGATTTTTCTTCTAAATTTCTTGAAGTGAGCAGTTTAACAAAACGTTACAGTATTGCTGAGCGAACAATAGAAGCAGTGCGGGACGTCGGCTTTACTCTCGCTCGCGGCGAGGTTTTAGGAATCGTTGGGGAATCGGGATCAGGCAAGAGTACTCTTTCCAGACAACTTCTTCAGCTGGAGGAAACGGATGAGGGGAGTATCAGATATGAAGGGGAAGAAGTTACGGCCATGAACAGGCGGAGCCTGCGTACTCTTTATCGCAGGGCTCAAATGGTATTTCAGATTCCGCTTACATCTTTTGATCAGAATAAGCGCATCCGTGTGACCATGAGAGATGCTGTACGCAATCTGACCGACCGGAAAAGAAAAAGCACAGTTGATGCGTATATTAATGAACTGATGCACAAGGTTGGACTTGAACCGGAGTTGGCTGATCGTTATCCGTGGGAAATATCAGGGGGACAGTGTCAACGGGCAGCCATAGCCCGTGCTTTGGTTGCCGAACCTGAACTTCTTATCTGCGACGAGGCTACCAGTGCGCTTGATGTTTCTTCTCAGGCACGAATTGCCGATCTTCTGCGCTCTTTAGTTCGGGAAAGTAACATGAGTATGATATTTATTTCTCACGATATTGCCTTGGTCAGTGGTCTTTGTAATACAGTGCTGGTGATGAAAAATGGTCGGTGTGTTGAATACGGTCCGGTAGATAAAATTATTAATAATCCTGAAAATGAGTATACTATGGAATTATTAAAAGCCTCGTCTTTTTGTTAA
- a CDS encoding ABC transporter permease has protein sequence MKINHKNLWLRIFLCIALLLVVGSLFAQHFAPNDPYTTHIMRMRQAPGMEFPMGTDAMGRCVFSRLLYGARTSVFSALSLVCITAVFGASVGILCGYYSGSADRIVMRFIDGIMAFPQMVLAISVAGILGGGMGNAMLAMGFASWTPYARLARSRVISLKNEEFIQAARISGCSDTVIMTKYILPNIFNSLLTFATSQIGTVMLGFAGLSFLGLGVQLPQAEWGSMISESRGMLRTAPWTVMYPAAALVITVMVFNYLGDALRDRFDVKDLGEDRV, from the coding sequence ATGAAAATAAATCATAAGAATTTATGGCTGAGGATATTTCTCTGTATTGCCCTTTTATTGGTTGTAGGAAGTTTGTTTGCCCAGCATTTTGCCCCGAATGATCCTTATACCACGCATATCATGCGTATGCGGCAGGCTCCGGGAATGGAGTTTCCGATGGGAACGGATGCTATGGGGCGCTGTGTTTTTTCTCGATTGCTATACGGTGCCCGGACGAGTGTTTTTTCGGCTTTGAGCCTGGTTTGCATTACTGCTGTGTTTGGTGCTTCTGTCGGTATTCTTTGTGGTTATTATAGCGGTTCGGCCGATAGGATTGTAATGCGGTTTATCGACGGCATTATGGCCTTTCCACAGATGGTATTGGCTATTTCGGTGGCCGGTATACTCGGAGGAGGAATGGGTAATGCAATGCTTGCCATGGGATTTGCCAGTTGGACACCATATGCCCGTTTGGCTCGAAGCCGAGTTATCTCATTGAAAAATGAGGAATTTATTCAGGCTGCCAGAATTTCAGGCTGTAGCGATACCGTAATTATGACAAAATATATTTTGCCAAATATTTTTAACTCGCTTCTCACCTTTGCAACTTCCCAGATTGGTACAGTCATGCTGGGGTTTGCAGGGCTTTCCTTCCTTGGACTCGGAGTTCAGCTTCCTCAGGCTGAGTGGGGTAGTATGATCAGCGAGTCGAGGGGGATGTTACGTACCGCCCCATGGACGGTCATGTATCCGGCTGCCGCTCTTGTTATAACCGTAATGGTATTTAACTATCTGGGAGACGCCTTGCGTGACCGTTTTGACGTTAAGGATCTTGGCGAGGACCGTGTATGA
- a CDS encoding formate dehydrogenase accessory protein FdhE produces MEMNSDLKQIESTLENIKNRDASYGDLVGRFGPLFKKIDQVRTFLNSMKLHTPVIDAARLAAGVPIFAETDLYNWSDAFKQSDESLLPVIADVMQLEPAVHRNLLAYMDVTENLLGLAQASIEGNLNHFEKTAEQLGIDSPAMLHYISNTIATPVLNALVCSMGDKLTSISWEHGYCPVCGSLPSISQLSLRNRADSEYLVGGGGKKYLHCSLCGHDWHHKRNTCAACGNDDSETREFLFLDNVEHERIEICHKCGKYMLNIDLRAYSSLPHLDTIQMGLIHLDLLAHEKDLAPVTPTIWNTIE; encoded by the coding sequence ATGGAAATGAATTCTGATTTAAAACAAATTGAATCCACGCTCGAAAATATCAAAAACCGTGATGCTTCATACGGTGATCTTGTAGGCAGATTCGGACCACTCTTTAAAAAAATTGATCAGGTTCGTACCTTCCTGAACTCCATGAAACTGCACACTCCTGTCATCGATGCCGCACGCTTGGCTGCCGGTGTTCCAATCTTTGCCGAAACAGATCTCTATAATTGGTCCGATGCTTTCAAACAGTCAGATGAAAGTCTTCTTCCCGTTATTGCTGACGTCATGCAATTGGAACCGGCAGTACACCGAAATCTGCTGGCTTATATGGATGTTACCGAAAATCTCCTCGGTCTTGCACAAGCAAGTATAGAAGGGAACCTGAATCATTTTGAAAAAACAGCTGAACAGCTTGGCATCGATTCCCCGGCAATGCTGCACTATATTTCAAATACAATTGCGACCCCGGTACTAAACGCACTTGTATGCAGCATGGGAGATAAACTTACCTCGATTTCATGGGAACACGGCTACTGTCCTGTCTGTGGATCATTACCTTCAATTTCCCAACTATCCCTAAGGAATAGGGCCGACTCTGAATATCTGGTCGGCGGAGGGGGGAAAAAATATCTGCACTGTTCCCTTTGCGGGCACGATTGGCATCATAAACGGAACACCTGTGCAGCATGCGGAAATGATGACAGCGAGACCAGAGAATTCCTCTTCTTGGATAATGTAGAGCATGAACGGATAGAAATTTGCCATAAGTGTGGTAAATATATGCTTAACATTGACTTACGTGCATATTCGTCCCTGCCGCATCTGGATACAATACAGATGGGGCTGATACATCTCGATTTGTTGGCCCATGAAAAAGATCTGGCCCCTGTTACACCTACTATTTGGAATACAATTGAGTAG
- the nikB gene encoding nickel ABC transporter permease, whose translation MLKYIKNRLLRLIPVLLVITFITFSLMYLASGDPAQKKLIAQGIAPSEEVLEATRQNMGLNDPFIVRYGNWLWNFMQGDLGESYAKGLPVSRLMWNAMGKTAMVAVSALALSLIVSIPLGIWTAVKRNTVADYLVRFLTFLANAIPSFLAALLLIYLFCVFLQWLPVLAKNSFQGLILPTVALAMPTMGKFIKQIRAEVLGELGQNYVTGAQARGVKSGTILVKDVLHNSMLSILTVIGFAVGHLFAGSVVIEAIFQWPGMGKLVMDAITARDYPVIQGFVVYIAIIYVLINLMTDLAYRYFDPRVTES comes from the coding sequence ATGTTGAAATATATAAAAAACCGTCTACTACGACTGATCCCAGTTCTTTTGGTTATAACGTTCATTACATTTTCTCTTATGTATCTTGCGTCCGGTGATCCGGCACAAAAGAAGTTGATAGCTCAGGGAATAGCTCCGAGCGAGGAAGTTCTTGAAGCTACGCGGCAGAACATGGGCTTGAATGATCCTTTTATTGTACGTTACGGAAACTGGTTGTGGAATTTTATGCAGGGAGACCTCGGTGAGTCTTATGCAAAAGGTCTGCCTGTGTCCCGGCTTATGTGGAATGCGATGGGTAAAACAGCTATGGTTGCAGTTTCTGCACTGGCTCTTTCTCTGATTGTATCAATACCACTTGGAATCTGGACCGCGGTAAAAAGAAATACAGTTGCAGACTATCTGGTCAGATTTCTGACTTTCTTGGCCAATGCTATACCCTCATTTCTGGCAGCACTATTGTTGATTTATCTGTTTTGCGTGTTTCTCCAGTGGCTTCCTGTGCTTGCGAAGAACAGTTTTCAGGGACTTATTCTACCTACAGTAGCTCTCGCAATGCCCACAATGGGAAAGTTTATCAAGCAGATAAGGGCGGAGGTGCTTGGGGAGTTGGGGCAGAATTATGTAACCGGGGCTCAGGCCAGAGGTGTAAAGTCCGGTACTATACTTGTTAAAGATGTTCTGCACAATTCCATGCTTTCAATATTAACGGTTATAGGCTTTGCAGTGGGCCACTTATTTGCCGGCAGTGTTGTTATCGAGGCAATTTTTCAGTGGCCGGGAATGGGGAAGCTGGTAATGGACGCTATTACAGCAAGGGATTACCCGGTTATACAAGGATTCGTAGTTTACATTGCGATCATCTATGTACTTATCAATTTGATGACCGACCTTGCTTACCGTTATTTTGACCCACGAGTTACTGAGAGTTGA
- a CDS encoding 4Fe-4S dicluster domain-containing protein has product MSKTILIDTSRCTACRGCQIACKEWHELPANKTYQVGWGSHQNPPDLNPNNYKLVRFSEHLTDNVIRWNFFPDQCRHCEIAPCKETGDMYIEEAITQDDQTGAIIFTSKTKGFDKEQFEEIKEACPYNIPRRDEKSGLLSKCTMCNDRIHNGMPPACVKVCPTGTMQFGEREDMLKLAKKRVAELKKDWPEARLVDPDSVNVIYLLIDKPENYYEFAVAESNVGPMTKKQLFAKLASPFKAMKG; this is encoded by the coding sequence ATGTCCAAAACAATACTGATAGACACCTCTCGCTGCACAGCATGCCGCGGGTGCCAGATCGCCTGTAAGGAGTGGCATGAACTGCCCGCAAACAAGACCTATCAGGTCGGCTGGGGTAGTCATCAGAATCCGCCGGATTTGAATCCGAACAACTATAAACTGGTCCGCTTCAGTGAACATCTTACTGATAATGTCATCCGCTGGAACTTCTTCCCCGACCAGTGTCGTCACTGTGAAATTGCTCCCTGCAAGGAAACAGGTGACATGTATATTGAAGAAGCCATCACGCAGGACGATCAGACAGGCGCAATTATCTTTACTTCCAAAACTAAAGGTTTCGATAAGGAACAGTTTGAGGAAATAAAAGAAGCCTGCCCTTACAATATCCCCAGACGGGATGAAAAAAGCGGTTTACTCTCCAAATGTACCATGTGCAATGACAGAATCCACAACGGCATGCCTCCGGCATGTGTGAAGGTCTGTCCTACCGGCACAATGCAGTTCGGCGAAAGAGAAGACATGCTGAAACTGGCTAAAAAGCGTGTGGCTGAATTAAAAAAAGACTGGCCCGAAGCTCGCTTGGTTGATCCCGATTCAGTAAATGTAATCTATCTGCTTATCGACAAACCGGAAAACTATTATGAGTTTGCCGTTGCGGAGTCCAATGTCGGGCCCATGACGAAGAAGCAGTTATTCGCCAAATTGGCGAGCCCTTTCAAAGCAATGAAAGGGTAA